One Streptomyces coeruleorubidus DNA segment encodes these proteins:
- a CDS encoding DUF1707 SHOCT-like domain-containing protein — protein sequence MVDRHEPAPPALRVSDGDRDEVLGVLAAALAEGRLDPPEHETRSQRALKARTADELTALTADLPTPAPSRADQDRKDLRDWLAEWRYWLGGALIMSAIWGVRCAQQGELTYYWPIAPLGVWAAVLTAIAIWPRDPDDTGD from the coding sequence ATGGTTGATCGGCATGAGCCGGCCCCGCCCGCGCTGCGGGTCTCGGACGGCGACAGGGACGAAGTGCTCGGCGTACTGGCGGCGGCGCTGGCCGAGGGGCGACTGGATCCCCCCGAACACGAGACCCGCTCCCAACGGGCCCTGAAGGCACGCACCGCCGACGAGCTCACCGCCCTGACAGCCGACTTGCCCACCCCTGCGCCCAGCCGCGCCGACCAGGACCGCAAAGACCTCCGCGACTGGCTGGCCGAATGGCGCTACTGGCTCGGCGGGGCGTTGATCATGTCCGCCATCTGGGGCGTGCGCTGCGCCCAGCAGGGAGAACTGACGTACTACTGGCCGATCGCGCCGCTGGGTGTGTGGGCGGCGGTCCTGACGGCCATCGCCATCTGGCCGCGCGACCCGGACGACACCGGCGACTGA
- a CDS encoding TetR/AcrR family transcriptional regulator, which produces MPKTVDREEQRRQIGAALLQLVSDRGLDEVSVRTVAAASGRSAGAVQKYFRTKDEMLAFAAELVGERVERRMAEVDTSLPLRRALRELILTTLPVDVERRAEATTQLAFAVHAAHHPRLAAIRRQVDQDIRQALAAWLETAGHGAEAAVVIADAVIAVSDGLALRMLYTPREREHLLTVLDTALDALLSEQAASEASL; this is translated from the coding sequence ATGCCCAAGACCGTCGACCGGGAGGAACAGCGCCGTCAGATCGGTGCGGCGCTGCTCCAGTTGGTCTCCGACCGGGGCCTGGACGAGGTCAGCGTGCGCACCGTGGCCGCCGCGTCCGGCCGCTCCGCCGGAGCCGTGCAGAAGTACTTCCGTACCAAGGACGAGATGCTCGCCTTCGCGGCCGAGCTCGTCGGCGAGCGTGTGGAGCGCCGGATGGCCGAGGTGGACACCTCACTGCCGTTGCGCCGGGCGCTGCGGGAACTGATTCTGACCACGCTGCCCGTGGACGTCGAACGACGCGCCGAGGCCACGACGCAACTCGCCTTCGCCGTGCACGCGGCACACCACCCCCGCCTCGCCGCGATCCGGCGGCAGGTCGACCAGGACATCCGTCAGGCGCTGGCCGCCTGGCTGGAGACCGCCGGGCACGGAGCCGAAGCGGCCGTCGTCATCGCCGATGCCGTGATCGCGGTGTCCGACGGGCTGGCCCTGCGCATGCTGTACACCCCGCGGGAACGCGAGCATCTGCTCACCGTCCTGGACACGGCCCTGGACGCCCTGCTTTCGGAACAGGCGGCGAGTGAGGCTTCTCTGTGA
- a CDS encoding MSMEG_6728 family protein — protein MQTFLPHPGFRESALVLDRRRLGKQRVEALQVLRGLVVPGYGWRRHPAVRMWAGYEEALVRYGLEICRVWREQGHQDSCAATLVADLAATRPHAPVRDQQVLAAEGELPPWLGDALFHHSHRSALVRKDPAAYADVFPGVPDDLPYVWPASDRPGGRPSTG, from the coding sequence GTGCAGACCTTCCTCCCCCATCCCGGCTTCCGGGAGTCGGCCCTGGTCCTGGACCGCCGCCGGCTCGGCAAACAGCGGGTCGAGGCGTTGCAGGTGCTGCGCGGCCTGGTCGTACCCGGCTACGGCTGGCGCCGCCACCCGGCGGTCCGGATGTGGGCCGGCTATGAGGAGGCACTCGTCCGCTACGGCCTGGAGATCTGCCGCGTCTGGCGCGAACAGGGCCACCAGGACAGCTGCGCGGCCACCCTGGTCGCCGACCTCGCGGCGACCCGCCCGCACGCCCCGGTCCGCGACCAGCAGGTCCTGGCAGCCGAGGGCGAACTGCCGCCCTGGCTGGGCGACGCCCTCTTCCACCACAGCCACCGCTCGGCCCTCGTCCGCAAGGACCCCGCCGCCTACGCGGACGTCTTCCCCGGCGTCCCGGACGACCTGCCGTACGTGTGGCCGGCGTCGGACCGCCCGGGCGGGCGGCCCTCCACCGGCTGA
- a CDS encoding DUF4383 domain-containing protein has product MTTHTSHRAAAAPVQRAAQLVGVVFLLVGVLGFIPGVTTDYGSMEFATHESGAELLGLFQVSILHNIVHLAYGLAGLALAGTVAGAYSYLLVGGAVYLVLWVYGLSVGHDSDANFVPLNAADDWLHFALGVTMIALALALGRRRSSRTRSTGAQR; this is encoded by the coding sequence ATGACCACACACACTTCCCACCGGGCCGCCGCGGCGCCCGTGCAGCGGGCCGCCCAGCTGGTGGGCGTCGTCTTCCTCCTGGTCGGTGTGCTGGGGTTCATCCCCGGCGTCACCACCGACTACGGCTCGATGGAGTTCGCCACCCACGAGTCGGGCGCCGAGCTGCTGGGCCTGTTCCAGGTCTCGATCCTGCACAACATCGTGCACCTGGCCTACGGTCTCGCCGGCCTGGCCCTGGCCGGCACGGTCGCCGGAGCGTACTCGTACCTGCTGGTCGGCGGCGCCGTCTACCTGGTGCTGTGGGTCTACGGCCTGTCCGTCGGCCACGACAGCGACGCCAACTTCGTCCCCCTCAACGCCGCCGACGACTGGCTGCACTTCGCCCTGGGCGTCACGATGATCGCCCTGGCTCTGGCCCTCGGCCGCCGCCGCTCGTCCCGCACCCGCAGCACCGGCGCGCAGCGGTAA
- a CDS encoding SpoIIE family protein phosphatase — MEQPVTAGRATRSPGAEPEALEALVGEALTARVTLDEQGRVTGWNGGAERLLGYSARQMTGRRAADLLAEPIPVRGGLPTLAGLPRWNGDVALRHRDGRKLTVRVLAHHREPGTGAGAWLLLSALTRRQPRPALDESLVSWSFAQSPCCAMAIYDTRLRLRRANEAMEQAVALTEEEMLGLRVSEIVDDAAGERAERSMARVLRTGEPQYEENYLRTPGETREHAWSVFESALRDAEGTIRGVCLSAHDTTEQFWARKRLQLIAEAGRRIGGTLDVTRTAQELTDVTVPALADFAGVDLLAALDDVPEPPAQALPPDGPLLLRRVAMRSVTPGAPEAIVTAGQVDSYPEGSAPYESLRAGRPTLHGVTDPAFTQWLAHDPARAERIRAFGIHSVMTVPLAARGTTLGVAFFVRYRNPDAFRHDDLVLAGELAARAAVSIDNARRYTRERATAVTLQRSLLPQRLPRQAAVEVASRYLPAGGHAGVGGDWFDVIPLSGARVALVVGDVVGHGLHASATMGRLRTAVRTLADIDLPSDELLTHLDDLVARLSVEEEGGEGVETSGDVGATCLYAVYDPVSRRCCLAGAGHPAPAVVSPDGRVELVGLPAAPPLGVGGLPYEATEVVLPEGSLLVLYTNGLIEDRDRDRDIDAGVHRLREALALPQARGFARAGGTPMAPSLDALCDTVLAELLPQRPADDVALLVARTRALDASQVATWAVPYDPSAVAQTRKDVVAQLETWGLSDAAFVTELVVSELVTNAIRHAQPPIQLRLIHDNTLICEVSDGGNTAPHLRRARTYDEGGRGLLLVAQLTGRWGTRQGATGKTIWAEQTLSLQ; from the coding sequence ATGGAGCAGCCCGTCACCGCCGGCCGGGCCACCCGGTCGCCCGGAGCGGAACCCGAGGCCCTCGAAGCCCTCGTCGGCGAGGCCCTCACCGCCCGCGTCACCCTCGACGAGCAGGGCCGGGTGACCGGCTGGAACGGGGGCGCCGAGCGGCTCCTCGGGTACTCGGCACGGCAGATGACCGGTCGCCGCGCCGCGGATCTGCTGGCCGAGCCGATCCCGGTACGGGGCGGCCTGCCCACGCTCGCCGGACTGCCCCGCTGGAACGGTGACGTCGCGCTCCGGCACCGCGACGGCCGGAAGCTGACCGTCAGGGTCCTCGCCCACCACAGGGAACCCGGCACCGGCGCCGGCGCCTGGCTCCTCCTCTCCGCCCTGACCCGCCGGCAGCCCCGGCCCGCCCTCGACGAATCCCTCGTGAGCTGGAGCTTCGCCCAGTCCCCGTGCTGCGCCATGGCGATCTACGACACCCGGCTCCGGCTCAGGCGGGCCAACGAGGCCATGGAGCAGGCCGTAGCGCTCACCGAGGAGGAGATGCTGGGCCTGCGCGTGTCCGAGATCGTCGACGACGCCGCCGGTGAGCGGGCCGAACGCAGCATGGCCCGGGTGCTGCGGACCGGCGAGCCGCAGTACGAGGAGAACTATCTGCGCACCCCGGGCGAGACCCGCGAGCACGCCTGGTCGGTCTTCGAGTCCGCGCTGCGGGACGCCGAGGGCACGATCCGGGGCGTCTGCCTCTCCGCGCACGACACGACGGAACAGTTCTGGGCCCGCAAGCGGCTCCAGCTGATCGCCGAGGCCGGCCGGCGCATCGGCGGCACGCTCGACGTGACGCGCACGGCCCAGGAGCTGACGGACGTGACCGTCCCGGCCCTGGCCGACTTCGCCGGCGTCGACCTGCTCGCCGCGCTGGACGACGTACCCGAACCGCCCGCTCAGGCCCTGCCGCCGGACGGGCCGCTGCTGCTGCGGCGGGTGGCGATGCGGTCCGTGACCCCGGGTGCCCCGGAGGCGATCGTGACGGCCGGCCAGGTGGACTCCTACCCGGAGGGTTCGGCGCCCTACGAGAGCCTGCGCGCGGGACGGCCCACCCTGCACGGGGTGACCGACCCGGCGTTCACGCAGTGGCTCGCCCACGACCCCGCCCGCGCCGAGAGGATCCGGGCGTTCGGCATCCACTCGGTGATGACCGTGCCGCTCGCCGCCCGCGGCACCACGCTGGGCGTCGCGTTCTTCGTCCGGTACCGCAACCCCGACGCCTTCCGGCACGACGACCTGGTCCTGGCCGGGGAACTGGCGGCCAGGGCCGCGGTCAGCATCGACAACGCCCGCCGCTACACCCGGGAGCGGGCCACGGCTGTCACGCTCCAGCGCAGCCTGCTGCCGCAGCGGCTGCCCCGGCAGGCGGCGGTCGAGGTCGCGTCCCGCTATCTGCCGGCGGGCGGGCACGCCGGCGTCGGCGGCGACTGGTTCGACGTCATCCCCCTCTCCGGGGCGCGGGTGGCCCTGGTCGTCGGCGACGTGGTCGGCCACGGCCTGCACGCCTCCGCGACCATGGGCCGACTGCGCACGGCCGTACGCACCCTCGCCGACATCGACCTGCCGAGCGACGAGCTCCTGACACACCTGGACGACCTGGTCGCCCGGCTGAGCGTCGAGGAGGAGGGCGGGGAGGGCGTGGAAACCTCCGGGGACGTGGGCGCGACCTGCCTGTACGCCGTGTACGACCCCGTGTCGCGGCGCTGCTGCCTCGCCGGGGCCGGGCATCCGGCGCCGGCCGTGGTGAGCCCCGACGGGCGCGTCGAGCTGGTCGGGCTCCCGGCCGCGCCCCCGCTCGGCGTGGGCGGCCTGCCCTATGAGGCCACCGAGGTCGTCCTGCCCGAGGGCAGCCTGCTCGTCCTCTACACCAACGGCCTGATCGAGGACCGGGACAGGGACCGGGACATCGACGCCGGTGTCCACCGGCTGCGGGAGGCTCTCGCCCTCCCCCAAGCTCGCGGCTTCGCTCGAGCAGGGGGCACCCCCATGGCGCCCTCGCTGGACGCCCTGTGCGACACCGTGCTGGCCGAGCTGCTGCCGCAGCGCCCGGCCGACGACGTGGCCCTGCTCGTCGCCCGCACCCGCGCGCTCGACGCGAGCCAGGTCGCCACCTGGGCGGTGCCGTACGACCCGTCCGCGGTCGCCCAGACCCGCAAGGACGTGGTGGCGCAGCTGGAGACGTGGGGCCTGTCCGACGCGGCCTTCGTCACCGAACTGGTCGTCAGCGAACTCGTCACCAACGCCATCCGGCACGCTCAGCCGCCGATCCAGCTCCGTCTGATCCACGACAACACCCTGATCTGCGAGGTCTCCGACGGCGGCAACACCGCTCCCCACCTGCGGCGCGCCCGCACCTACGACGAGGGCGGGCGCGGCCTGCTCCTCGTGGCCCAGCTGACCGGGCGCTGGGGCACGCGCCAGGGCGCCACGGGCAAGACCATCTGGGCGGAACAGACACTGTCTCTCCAGTGA
- a CDS encoding DUF72 domain-containing protein has product MGEILVGTCSWTDRALVGSGWYPAGRRDAEGRLRHYAERFPVVEVDASYYALPSERNSRLWAERTPDGFVFDVKAFSLLTGHPTREAAMPGGLPADHRDPAVLDEVWARFAAGIEPLRRAGRLGSVLFQFPPWFRPGERAEMLLRECAERTRGWLVAVEFRHPSWWEPGRAEATCALLARYGMAAVAVDMTQSLPSSMPPVTPVTSPRLSVVRFHGRSTAWGTGSKEDRFRYAYGEEELAEWLPRVRRLAERTEQVHVLFNNCCGDAAVRAAQCMTRLLDDDRSTAAPRLPRARSAPASTPSPGPRPTPARSSSSSRSRRGAG; this is encoded by the coding sequence ATGGGCGAGATCCTGGTGGGCACGTGTTCCTGGACCGACCGGGCGCTGGTCGGCAGCGGCTGGTATCCGGCGGGGCGGCGGGACGCCGAGGGGCGCTTACGGCACTACGCCGAGCGGTTCCCGGTCGTCGAGGTCGACGCCTCGTACTACGCGCTGCCGAGCGAGCGGAACAGCCGGTTGTGGGCCGAGCGGACACCGGACGGGTTCGTGTTCGACGTGAAGGCGTTCTCGCTGCTGACCGGGCATCCCACCAGGGAGGCGGCGATGCCGGGCGGGCTGCCGGCCGATCACCGGGACCCTGCCGTGCTCGACGAGGTGTGGGCCCGGTTCGCGGCCGGGATCGAGCCGCTGCGGCGGGCCGGGCGGCTCGGGAGCGTGCTGTTCCAGTTCCCGCCGTGGTTCCGGCCCGGGGAGCGGGCGGAGATGCTCCTGCGGGAGTGCGCCGAGCGGACGCGCGGGTGGCTCGTCGCCGTGGAGTTCCGGCATCCCTCGTGGTGGGAGCCGGGCCGGGCGGAGGCGACGTGCGCGCTGCTCGCCCGGTACGGCATGGCCGCGGTCGCCGTCGACATGACGCAGTCGCTGCCCTCCTCGATGCCGCCCGTCACCCCCGTCACCTCGCCCCGGCTGTCCGTCGTACGGTTCCACGGACGCAGCACCGCCTGGGGGACCGGCAGCAAGGAGGACCGGTTCCGGTACGCGTACGGCGAGGAGGAACTCGCCGAGTGGCTGCCCCGCGTGCGTCGGCTGGCCGAGCGGACCGAACAGGTCCACGTCCTGTTCAACAACTGCTGCGGCGACGCCGCCGTCCGTGCCGCCCAGTGCATGACCCGGCTCCTCGACGACGACCGGTCGACGGCGGCACCGAGGTTGCCTAGGGCACGATCCGCACCTGCTTCGACACCGTCACCTGGTCCACGTCCGACACCCGCACGGTCGTCTTCATCGTCCAGGTCCCGGCGAGGGGCAGGTTGA
- a CDS encoding copper resistance protein CopC, whose product MLLGTVLVLLLFSGAPASAHAALRGTDPDDGSVVQRAPRHLTLTFTESVGLLDDSFRVFGPDQRRVHTGEAQHADGQSDTARVGLPKKLAQGTYTVAWRVVSADSHPVSGAFTFSVGKRSATTAQVDTGPAEDALTGGLYDAARYLAYLAAALLVGTVAFALLCRPADTSPLRRPLVAAWWTLLGSTAVLLMLRAPYETGAGPAAAFDLSALERTLTSRPGLALLARLAVLLLTAAFLLRLFRRRDHQEPLTRAVGAALAVALALTWAAAEHASAGIQVPVAMTSSVLHLVATGVWLGGLVALLLTLRRASVDTLTEVVPRFSRIAFASVTVLAVTGLYQSWRGLGSFAALTGTSYGRLLLAKLVAVTALLLAAGYSRRWTARLAATAATARTAVPERVPQPVGAAAPAQLEAPAESGASGTTGEPGEPGQAGEPEKPAAPEGQREPSGASGPTPDSGEADARRRGLRRSVLVEVAVAAVVLLITTLLTTTLPGRAQAEAAQRSPVGALPPTTLTTVPFDTGTSTGTLSGRGTVEVTLDPARVGENGVQAVVYGADKGLVVVPEVRITFTLPSRKVGPIDARLTDVGGYWSTNSVNLPLAGTWTMKTTVRVSDVDQVTVSKQVRIVP is encoded by the coding sequence GTGCTGCTCGGCACCGTGCTGGTCCTGCTCCTCTTCAGCGGAGCCCCCGCTTCCGCCCATGCCGCCCTCCGTGGCACCGACCCCGACGACGGATCCGTCGTCCAGCGTGCTCCCCGCCACCTCACCCTGACCTTCACGGAGTCCGTCGGCCTGCTCGACGACTCCTTCCGGGTCTTCGGCCCGGACCAGCGCCGCGTGCACACCGGCGAGGCGCAGCACGCGGACGGCCAGTCCGACACGGCCCGGGTCGGACTGCCCAAGAAGCTCGCCCAGGGCACCTACACGGTGGCCTGGCGGGTGGTGTCCGCCGACAGTCACCCGGTCTCCGGCGCCTTCACCTTCTCCGTCGGCAAACGGTCCGCGACGACCGCGCAGGTCGACACCGGCCCGGCCGAGGACGCGCTGACCGGCGGCCTTTACGACGCCGCCCGCTATCTCGCCTACCTCGCCGCCGCGCTGCTCGTCGGGACGGTGGCGTTCGCGCTGCTGTGCCGGCCCGCGGACACGTCCCCGCTGCGCAGACCGCTGGTGGCGGCCTGGTGGACACTGCTCGGCTCGACGGCCGTCCTGCTGATGCTGCGTGCCCCGTACGAGACGGGCGCGGGCCCGGCCGCGGCCTTCGACCTCTCCGCCCTCGAACGCACCCTGACCAGCCGCCCGGGCCTGGCCCTGCTCGCCAGGCTGGCCGTCCTGCTGCTGACCGCCGCGTTCCTGCTACGGCTGTTCAGGCGCCGCGACCACCAAGAGCCCCTGACGCGGGCGGTGGGTGCGGCCCTGGCCGTCGCCCTGGCCCTGACCTGGGCGGCGGCCGAGCACGCCTCCGCCGGGATCCAGGTGCCGGTGGCGATGACGTCGTCCGTGCTGCACCTGGTGGCGACGGGGGTCTGGCTCGGCGGCCTCGTGGCGCTGCTCCTGACCCTGCGCCGGGCCTCCGTCGACACCCTGACGGAGGTCGTGCCCCGCTTCTCCCGTATCGCCTTCGCCTCGGTGACCGTCCTGGCCGTCACCGGCCTCTACCAGTCCTGGCGCGGCCTCGGCTCCTTCGCCGCGCTGACCGGCACGTCGTACGGCCGGCTGCTGCTGGCCAAACTGGTCGCGGTGACCGCGCTGTTGCTGGCGGCGGGGTACTCGCGCCGGTGGACGGCCCGCCTCGCGGCCACGGCGGCCACCGCCCGGACGGCCGTACCGGAACGCGTCCCGCAGCCGGTCGGCGCAGCGGCGCCGGCACAACTGGAGGCGCCGGCGGAATCCGGGGCATCCGGCACGACAGGTGAACCCGGGGAGCCCGGGCAAGCCGGGGAGCCCGAGAAGCCGGCAGCGCCGGAGGGACAGCGGGAGCCGTCGGGCGCGTCCGGGCCGACCCCCGACTCCGGCGAAGCGGACGCCCGGCGTCGTGGTCTGCGCCGCTCCGTCCTCGTCGAAGTCGCCGTCGCCGCCGTGGTGTTGCTGATCACGACACTGCTCACCACCACGCTGCCGGGCCGCGCGCAGGCCGAGGCCGCGCAGCGCTCCCCGGTGGGTGCGCTGCCCCCCACGACCCTCACCACGGTGCCCTTCGACACGGGCACAAGCACCGGCACGCTGTCCGGCCGCGGCACGGTGGAGGTCACCCTGGACCCGGCCCGCGTCGGCGAGAACGGCGTCCAGGCCGTGGTCTACGGCGCCGACAAGGGTCTGGTCGTCGTCCCCGAGGTCCGCATCACCTTCACCCTGCCCTCCCGCAAGGTCGGCCCGATCGACGCCCGACTCACCGACGTCGGCGGCTACTGGAGCACCAACTCCGTCAACCTGCCCCTCGCCGGGACCTGGACGATGAAGACGACCGTGCGGGTGTCGGACGTGGACCAGGTGACGGTGTCGAAGCAGGTGCGGATCGTGCCCTAG
- a CDS encoding cupin domain-containing protein: MTPDDLIAHYGLQPIPREGGLFRQTWAGPERPDGRPEGTAIVALLTADDFSALHRLPTDEIWHFHLGDPLELLLLAPDGSTRTAVLGPDVLGGQHVQFTVPAGTWMGGRVREGGQWTLFGCTMAPGFTFEGYEHGDAAELTARYPAAAGRIPGLCRPVL, encoded by the coding sequence GTGACGCCCGACGACCTCATCGCCCACTACGGCCTCCAGCCGATCCCCCGCGAGGGCGGCCTGTTCCGTCAGACCTGGGCCGGTCCCGAACGCCCGGACGGCAGACCCGAGGGCACGGCGATCGTCGCGCTCCTCACAGCGGACGACTTCTCCGCCCTGCACCGCCTGCCCACCGACGAGATCTGGCACTTCCACCTCGGCGATCCCCTGGAGCTCCTCCTGCTCGCCCCGGACGGAAGCACACGGACGGCGGTGCTGGGACCGGACGTACTCGGCGGCCAGCACGTGCAGTTCACGGTCCCGGCGGGCACGTGGATGGGCGGCAGGGTGCGCGAGGGCGGACAGTGGACCCTGTTCGGCTGCACGATGGCCCCCGGCTTCACGTTCGAGGGCTACGAACACGGGGACGCGGCGGAGTTGACGGCACGCTATCCGGCAGCGGCCGGCCGCATCCCCGGGCTGTGCCGACCTGTTTTGTAG
- a CDS encoding GNAT family N-acetyltransferase — MSDPYASRTAVHEQVTDGFGTVRVLPLNPEADAGTVHRWVSEDRAVFWGMTGLTERQVAEIYAHMDTLTTHHAFLVVRDGEPVALLQTYEPEADRVSECYDVRPGDIGIHLLAAPAGPGGARSGWTARLLTAVARYVLLGLDRRRIVVDPDVGNEKAVARFLRTGFTAGPVVVLPEIDLPDVYLPEKKAQLAFLDREILFSG, encoded by the coding sequence ATGTCTGACCCGTACGCCTCCCGCACGGCCGTCCACGAGCAGGTGACCGACGGCTTCGGTACCGTCCGCGTCCTGCCGCTGAACCCGGAGGCCGACGCCGGGACGGTCCACCGCTGGGTGAGCGAGGACCGGGCCGTCTTCTGGGGCATGACCGGCCTCACCGAGCGTCAGGTGGCCGAGATCTACGCCCACATGGACACGCTCACCACACACCACGCCTTCCTCGTCGTCCGCGACGGCGAACCGGTCGCACTCCTCCAGACCTACGAGCCCGAGGCGGACCGCGTCAGCGAGTGCTACGACGTCCGGCCCGGCGACATCGGCATCCACCTGCTGGCCGCCCCCGCCGGTCCGGGCGGGGCGCGCTCCGGCTGGACCGCACGGCTGCTGACCGCCGTCGCCCGGTACGTCCTGCTCGGACTGGACCGCCGGCGGATCGTGGTCGACCCGGACGTCGGCAACGAGAAGGCGGTCGCCCGGTTCCTCAGAACGGGCTTCACGGCGGGGCCGGTGGTGGTCCTGCCGGAGATCGACCTGCCGGACGTGTACCTGCCCGAGAAGAAGGCCCAGCTCGCCTTCCTGGACCGGGAGATACTCTTTTCCGGGTGA
- a CDS encoding penicillin acylase family protein, which yields MATEIYRDAWGIPHLRAGSAAELAHAQGLVTARDRAWQLEVERHRAQGTSASFLGESALAWDRFARRARVDDTARRCFTELERRDPETADWVRAYVEGVNGGLAAGADAAPEFARTSLTPGSWHPWTPLGVWLATHILFAGFPAKLWREQVAAHLGADAIGLFATDGPGTCGSNGWLVSGERTVTGQAVIAGDPHRWIEDPGVYQQIHLSCPEFDVVGLAVPGVPGIAHFGHTGTVAWAITNAMADYQDLYRERLRRTGAGVEALGPDGVWHRAARHTEVVEVAGEEPVEVEVEVIETDRGPVVIGGPEGLDGDPSDAGDPSGPPVAISLRHPPRVTGDLGFGALLPLLRARRVADVDRAFDRWAEPVNVVQAADTGGGVLHRVAGRVPLRAEANRLRLVPAWEPGHEWQGWQETPRAGLTDGVAVMANQRGPAEPVGVEFAPPHRHDRIAELLAGKERWSAADMPAIHTDTHLASASALLDHLRALGGVRKVPPALRRPARPLDALTPEASALRDRLLAWNRRMDAGSADAALYSAVRAAVVRQLAAHPAFAALATPPAYPELFRPWLALVPRIAFALEHLLRAEEPHGIDRQSAVRAAVEEVAARPPAGVWGDTHRLAPWRALEPQTPYDEPGLSGDHDCVLCTSGVPGLTDRAARGPAARYVWDLARREDSRWVVPFGASGVPGSPHHRDQLPLWLAGDLVPVVTDWTLLKKETDV from the coding sequence GTGGCCACCGAGATCTATCGCGACGCCTGGGGCATTCCGCATCTGCGCGCGGGCAGCGCGGCCGAACTCGCCCACGCCCAGGGCCTCGTCACGGCCCGCGACCGGGCCTGGCAGCTGGAGGTCGAGCGGCACCGGGCCCAGGGCACCTCGGCGTCCTTCCTCGGCGAGAGCGCCCTGGCCTGGGACCGGTTCGCCAGACGCGCCAGAGTCGACGACACCGCCAGACGCTGCTTCACGGAGCTGGAGCGACGGGACCCCGAGACGGCGGACTGGGTGCGGGCGTATGTGGAGGGCGTCAACGGCGGGCTGGCGGCGGGCGCCGACGCGGCCCCCGAGTTCGCCCGCACCAGCCTCACCCCCGGCTCCTGGCACCCCTGGACCCCCCTCGGCGTCTGGCTCGCCACCCACATCCTCTTCGCCGGGTTCCCGGCCAAGCTCTGGCGTGAGCAGGTCGCGGCCCACCTCGGCGCGGACGCCATCGGCCTGTTCGCCACCGACGGCCCCGGCACCTGCGGCAGCAACGGCTGGCTGGTGAGCGGCGAACGGACCGTCACCGGGCAGGCGGTCATCGCCGGCGACCCCCACCGCTGGATCGAGGACCCCGGCGTCTACCAGCAGATCCACCTGTCCTGCCCCGAGTTCGACGTCGTCGGCCTGGCCGTCCCCGGCGTCCCCGGCATCGCCCACTTCGGGCACACCGGCACGGTCGCCTGGGCCATCACCAACGCCATGGCCGACTACCAGGACCTGTACCGGGAGCGGCTGCGGCGCACCGGCGCCGGGGTGGAGGCCCTCGGCCCGGACGGGGTCTGGCACCGGGCGGCCCGGCACACGGAGGTCGTCGAGGTGGCGGGCGAGGAGCCGGTCGAGGTCGAGGTCGAGGTGATCGAGACCGACCGGGGCCCGGTGGTCATCGGCGGCCCCGAGGGGCTCGACGGCGATCCGTCCGACGCGGGAGACCCGTCCGGTCCGCCCGTGGCGATCAGCCTTCGCCACCCGCCCCGCGTCACCGGCGACCTCGGCTTCGGCGCCCTGTTGCCGCTGCTGCGGGCCCGCCGGGTCGCCGACGTGGACCGGGCGTTCGACCGCTGGGCCGAGCCGGTCAACGTCGTCCAGGCCGCCGACACCGGGGGCGGCGTCCTGCACCGCGTCGCCGGCCGGGTGCCGCTGCGCGCCGAGGCCAACCGCCTGCGCCTGGTGCCCGCCTGGGAGCCCGGCCACGAGTGGCAGGGCTGGCAGGAGACACCCCGCGCCGGGCTCACCGACGGCGTCGCCGTCATGGCCAACCAGCGCGGCCCGGCCGAACCCGTCGGCGTCGAGTTCGCCCCGCCCCACCGCCACGACCGCATCGCCGAGCTGCTCGCCGGCAAGGAACGCTGGTCCGCCGCCGACATGCCCGCCATCCACACGGACACCCACCTCGCCTCCGCGTCCGCCCTCCTGGACCACCTCCGGGCCCTAGGGGGTGTCCGCAAAGTCCCGCCTGCCCTGCGACGCCCGGCACGCCCCCTCGACGCCCTCACCCCCGAGGCCTCCGCCCTCCGGGACCGCCTCCTCGCCTGGAACCGCCGCATGGACGCCGGCAGCGCCGACGCGGCCCTCTACTCGGCCGTGCGCGCCGCGGTCGTACGGCAGCTGGCGGCACACCCCGCCTTCGCCGCACTCGCCACACCGCCGGCGTATCCGGAGTTGTTCCGGCCCTGGCTCGCCCTCGTCCCGCGCATCGCCTTCGCCCTCGAACACCTGCTGCGGGCCGAGGAACCGCACGGCATCGACCGCCAGTCGGCCGTCCGCGCGGCGGTCGAGGAGGTGGCCGCCCGGCCGCCGGCCGGTGTCTGGGGCGACACCCACCGGCTCGCCCCCTGGCGGGCGCTGGAGCCTCAGACGCCGTACGACGAACCGGGGCTGTCCGGCGACCACGACTGCGTGCTGTGCACCTCGGGCGTGCCGGGCCTCACCGACCGCGCCGCGCGCGGCCCGGCGGCCCGCTACGTCTGGGACCTGGCCCGGCGCGAGGACAGCCGCTGGGTGGTCCCGTTCGGCGCCTCGGGCGTTCCCGGCTCGCCCCACCACCGCGACCAGCTCCCCCTGTGGCTCGCCGGCGACCTCGTCCCGGTCGTCACCGACTGGACCCTGCTGAAGAAGGAGACCGATGTCTGA